A genomic stretch from Arachis stenosperma cultivar V10309 chromosome 3, arast.V10309.gnm1.PFL2, whole genome shotgun sequence includes:
- the LOC130966468 gene encoding uncharacterized protein LOC130966468: MDSVAVDGLMDSVASFCLTNRLMNEDFCKHLTTKPVWTMHKIQSVAKDYINDEEVSQVVAANKRQQGNAQHGNTAPRHNPPSRENQKDHPKPANTNRPPRIGKFSNYTPLTAPITEIYHQIANRGIIPKARQLKERTGGNKTLYYDYHRGHGHRTQDCFDLKDALEQAIRDDKLPEFVKIIRKPKHTERDRSPEREGRNPRTQRQPPRGSPEEDPTIIVNVITGKDTPGKSKSTLKKDLKILAVRNQTPTFTADKVITFLPEDCQHGTSAEDAPFVISAKIGTGLVRRILVDTGSDSNILFRGAFDKLGLRNNNLQTHRNGVTRLGDNFLKPDGSITLSLTIGTGSQRKTTLSEFMVLKDSTVYNVILGRKIINDLSAVIFTKYLLMMFTTEDGSIGTIHGDREIVA; encoded by the coding sequence ATGGATTCCGTCGCGGTCGACGGACTCATGGATTCCGTCGCAAGCTTCTGCCTAACCAACAGACTCATGAACGAAGACTTCTGCAAACATCTCACTACCAAACCGGTTTGGACCATGCACAAAATCCAGAGCGTCGCTAAAGACTACATAAACGACGAAGAAGTCAGCCAAGTCGTAGCCGCCAATAAGCGGCAGCAGGGCAACGCTCAACACGGTAACACAGCGCCTCGGCACAACCCCCCATCCCGAGAAAACCAGAAGGACCATCCCAAACCAGCAAACACGAATCGACCACCCAGAATCGGCAAATTCTCCAACTACACACCTCTGACAGCCCCGATTACCGAAATATACCACCAAATAGCAAACCGTGGTATTATCCCGAAAGCCCGACAACTCAAAGAAAGAACCGGCGGCAACAAAACCCTATACTACGACTACCATCGCGGCCACGGGCACAGAACACAAGACTGTTTCGACCTAAAAGACGCCCTCGAACAAGCCATCAGAGACGACAAGCTCCCCGAGTTCGTCAAGATCATCAGAAAACCAAAACACACTGAAAGGGATAGGTCACCAGAGAGAGAAGGACGCAACCCGAGGACACAAAGACAACCCCCCCGGGGAAGCCCAGAAGAAGACCCGACCATAATAGTAAACGTCATCACAGGCAAGGATACACCAGGCAAGTCAAAATCAACACTAAAAAAGGATCTCAAAATCCTGGCAGTCCGAAACCAAACCCCAACCTTCACTGCTGACAAGGTGATCACTTTCCTACCCGAGGATTGCCAACATGGCACCTCGGCTGAAGACGCCCCTTTCGTCATCTCGGCAAAAATTGGAACAGGGCTAGTACGAAGGATACTAGTGGACACAGGCTCAGACTCTAACATCCTTTTTAGAGGAGCTTTTGACAAACTCGGACTCCGCAACAACAACCTCCAAACACACCGTAACGGTGTCACGAGACTAGGAGACAACTTCCTCAAACCAGACGGCTCCATCACCCTCTCCCTCACCATAGGAACGGGAAGCCAAAGGAAGACAACCCTGTCCGAGTTTATGGTCCTCAAAGACTCCACTGTCTACAACGTCATCCTCGGAAGAAAAATAATCAACGACCTCTCCGCCGTCATCTTCACCAAATACCTCCTCATGATGTTTACGACGGAAGATGGCTCCATCGGCACCATTCACGGTGACCGGGAAATCGTGGCATAA